The proteins below are encoded in one region of Bifidobacterium catenulatum DSM 16992 = JCM 1194 = LMG 11043:
- a CDS encoding SixA phosphatase family protein has translation MGTSLKKVAKKAKDYKYVLLVMRHAKTEPFGDGGDAGRELTDKGRKQAKAVAKGLTAHKMVPTRIACSSATRARQTCDRMLKVFGDDPKVDYRQSLYEGGVQSVFDELAQTKEKHRELLVLGHEPTVSIACQWLASSESNATLLDLLNLGMSPASLAVFGSNEPFNQWQLHSGELIALLTAKDFE, from the coding sequence ATGGGAACGAGCCTCAAGAAGGTTGCGAAGAAAGCCAAGGATTACAAATATGTGCTGCTGGTGATGCGCCACGCCAAGACCGAACCGTTCGGTGACGGCGGCGATGCCGGGCGCGAACTGACCGACAAGGGACGCAAGCAGGCGAAGGCCGTCGCCAAAGGCTTGACCGCGCACAAAATGGTGCCGACGCGTATCGCTTGCTCCAGCGCCACCAGAGCAAGGCAGACATGCGATCGCATGCTCAAGGTGTTCGGCGACGATCCGAAGGTCGACTATCGCCAGAGTCTGTATGAGGGTGGGGTGCAGTCCGTGTTCGACGAGCTCGCCCAGACCAAGGAAAAGCATCGCGAATTGTTGGTGCTCGGCCATGAGCCCACCGTGTCGATCGCATGCCAGTGGCTGGCGAGCTCCGAATCGAATGCGACGCTGCTCGACTTGCTGAACCTGGGCATGTCGCCGGCTTCGCTCGCCGTGTTCGGATCGAACGAGCCGTTCAACCAATGGCAGCTGCACAGTGGTGAACTCATCGCATTGCTGACGGCCAAGGATTTTGAATAA
- a CDS encoding phage antirepressor N-terminal domain-containing protein yields MNGDIVEVPFNGSMMIAQRFDDGEIYAALKPICENIGIAYNGQWERLNRTPWATVRIIRTVGADGKQRDMVAISRKTLTMWLATIDTNRLSDEQARHNVTVYQKEAAEALDKYFNEGGAIRVSDADSDEDIMARAVLVAQKTIKQKNQQIASQQSRIDELQPKASAWDNFVDIDDALSVRDSAKLLSNLGRTVGQTELFEWLDRHDWIFRENKHWSARQSRINAGHLMMVPSKSHGTHKDGTPFAFPPTVKVTRKGLALIARRFGEETLQLEYPKAGA; encoded by the coding sequence ATGAACGGCGATATCGTCGAAGTCCCATTCAACGGGAGCATGATGATCGCGCAAAGGTTCGATGACGGTGAAATCTACGCGGCATTGAAACCGATTTGCGAGAACATCGGCATCGCATACAACGGACAGTGGGAACGGCTCAACAGAACGCCATGGGCAACCGTTCGTATCATACGAACAGTTGGCGCAGACGGTAAACAACGTGACATGGTGGCAATCAGCCGCAAGACGTTGACCATGTGGCTCGCCACCATCGACACGAACCGACTCAGCGACGAGCAGGCACGCCATAACGTGACCGTCTACCAGAAGGAAGCCGCAGAAGCCCTCGACAAGTACTTCAACGAGGGTGGCGCAATCCGCGTTTCCGATGCTGATTCGGACGAGGACATCATGGCCCGTGCCGTGCTCGTCGCGCAGAAGACCATCAAACAAAAGAACCAGCAGATCGCTTCGCAGCAGTCGCGCATCGACGAACTCCAGCCCAAGGCGTCCGCGTGGGACAACTTCGTCGATATCGACGATGCGCTTTCCGTTCGTGATTCCGCGAAACTGCTCAGCAACCTGGGTAGGACTGTCGGGCAGACGGAACTGTTCGAATGGCTTGACCGGCATGACTGGATCTTCCGTGAGAACAAGCATTGGTCCGCGCGTCAGAGCCGTATCAACGCCGGGCATCTGATGATGGTTCCGTCGAAGTCGCATGGGACGCACAAGGACGGGACTCCGTTCGCGTTCCCGCCGACTGTGAAGGTCACGAGGAAGGGTCTTGCCCTGATCGCCCGCCGGTTCGGCGAGGAAACGCTCCAGCTCGAATATCCGAAGGCTGGTGCGTGA
- a CDS encoding type I restriction endonuclease translates to MEFEESINQVAAKVRDLKEGIETEEATKNAFIMPFIGQVLGYDVFNPTEVVPEFTADVGVKKGEKVDYALVHDDQVQILIECKKIGVPLSLENASQLYRYFAVTNARIGVLTNGQVWNFYMDIDEPNRMDSKPFLVLDLLDIDPTIIPALQKLTKPAFDLDSIASSAEELKYVGALKRAVGDEFKEPSDEFVKLLASHVYEGAFYASVMEKFRPLVAKALKQYLSDQVNDRLKTALGADDIKIDTIEPDANEETNDEDESNGNDDDGIVTTEEEIAGYRIIKAIACSDVDPERVTMRDAKKYCAIFLDDNNRKPIVRLYFNTKQKYLGVFDENKNCERMPINTLNGIYAYSEQIREEVRRLL, encoded by the coding sequence ATGGAATTTGAAGAGAGCATTAACCAGGTCGCCGCAAAGGTACGCGACCTCAAAGAGGGCATCGAAACAGAGGAAGCCACGAAGAACGCGTTCATCATGCCGTTCATCGGTCAGGTACTCGGTTATGACGTATTCAACCCAACCGAAGTCGTACCAGAATTCACCGCCGACGTTGGAGTCAAAAAAGGCGAAAAGGTCGATTACGCGCTCGTGCACGACGATCAAGTGCAGATTCTTATCGAATGCAAGAAGATCGGCGTACCGCTCAGCTTGGAGAACGCAAGCCAGCTGTACCGGTATTTCGCGGTGACGAACGCGCGCATCGGCGTTCTGACCAATGGCCAGGTTTGGAATTTCTACATGGACATCGATGAGCCGAACCGCATGGACTCGAAGCCGTTCCTGGTGCTGGATCTATTGGATATCGACCCGACAATAATCCCGGCGTTGCAGAAGCTGACCAAGCCGGCGTTCGACCTTGATTCCATCGCCAGCAGTGCCGAAGAGCTCAAATACGTGGGTGCACTCAAGAGGGCCGTCGGCGACGAGTTCAAAGAGCCGTCGGACGAGTTCGTGAAGCTGCTCGCCTCGCACGTGTACGAAGGCGCGTTCTATGCGTCGGTCATGGAGAAGTTCAGGCCATTGGTGGCGAAGGCGCTGAAGCAGTATCTGTCAGATCAGGTCAACGATCGACTCAAGACGGCACTCGGCGCGGATGATATCAAGATCGATACAATTGAGCCAGACGCAAACGAGGAAACAAACGACGAAGACGAATCCAATGGCAACGACGACGATGGAATCGTCACCACCGAGGAGGAAATCGCCGGTTACCGAATCATCAAAGCCATCGCATGCAGCGATGTGGATCCGGAACGTGTAACGATGAGAGATGCAAAGAAATACTGCGCAATATTCCTCGACGATAACAACCGTAAGCCAATTGTTCGTCTTTATTTCAACACTAAGCAGAAATATCTCGGTGTTTTCGACGAAAACAAGAACTGCGAGCGCATGCCTATCAATACGCTTAATGGTATCTATGCCTACTCTGAGCAGATTCGCGAAGAGGTGCGCCGCCTTCTATAA
- a CDS encoding ABC transporter ATP-binding protein, with protein sequence MSEKNIALKLTDVEFRRRKRVILTKVNLEINKGEKWVLFGPNGIGKSSLVQMMSTRGFPSEGTVDILGNRLGKVDVFSYRNRIGLSSAELSRAFPPQEDPLDAIVTALTATTGRWRDTYTDEDYAKARSLMREFGIEYLEGKMMFKLSEGERTRVLICRALMADPDLLILDEPTTGLDLGGREIALRALSRVGAEQSDRAVVLVTHRLEEIPQGFDHVAIMGRITGSEADAYADNVAGNDPAPGTIVYTGDLEHGFTSARLSEVFGLKLEVTHANGRWNAYAL encoded by the coding sequence ATGTCGGAAAAGAACATCGCGCTGAAACTCACTGACGTGGAATTCCGTCGTCGTAAGCGCGTGATTCTCACTAAGGTCAATTTGGAAATCAACAAAGGTGAGAAATGGGTGCTGTTCGGTCCTAACGGCATCGGCAAATCAAGCCTGGTTCAGATGATGAGTACCAGAGGCTTCCCGTCGGAAGGTACCGTCGACATTCTTGGCAACCGTCTCGGCAAAGTGGACGTGTTCTCCTACCGTAACCGCATCGGTTTGAGCTCCGCGGAACTGAGCCGTGCGTTCCCACCTCAGGAAGATCCGCTTGACGCTATCGTGACCGCATTGACCGCGACCACCGGCCGTTGGCGCGACACCTACACCGACGAGGATTATGCCAAGGCGCGCTCCCTCATGCGCGAATTCGGCATCGAGTACCTCGAAGGCAAGATGATGTTCAAGCTTTCGGAAGGCGAACGCACACGCGTGCTAATCTGCCGTGCGCTGATGGCCGATCCGGATCTGCTGATTCTGGACGAACCGACCACAGGACTCGACCTGGGCGGTCGTGAGATCGCGCTCCGTGCGTTAAGCCGGGTCGGCGCCGAACAATCAGACCGTGCCGTGGTATTGGTGACGCATCGTCTTGAGGAGATTCCGCAGGGATTCGACCATGTGGCGATCATGGGTAGAATCACCGGCAGCGAAGCCGATGCCTATGCCGACAATGTGGCAGGCAACGATCCGGCCCCCGGAACCATCGTGTATACGGGCGACTTGGAACATGGCTTCACGTCCGCGCGCTTGAGCGAGGTGTTCGGCCTGAAGCTCGAGGTGACGCACGCGAATGGGCGTTGGAACGCGTACGCGCTGTAA
- a CDS encoding DUF262 domain-containing protein, producing MNETPYNSRKRHVVFQKLNITPSSMPIISLIASIKNVRANGLDLSPDYQRGYIWSNEYKDQLILSIILNYPIGNIVINYLNQPNQRNAKQELVDGKQRLTTIFRFMEGGNVGQWLDSYDDWFQLSKKTSDQAKEIIDRIVGDSDPDGLARMHRAKRLAFSDLPSSIQMNFNAYNIPVYTMQAADPAQIRNYFKVLQNQEKLRAGEIINALPDNPMSTYFDRIPAEAFLARTGCSSFKRAELEKIYYSVLGAWFDKIQLNASDKTVISFVENMPDLTETQIAHINNLNSGIIAISQLPGAVQKIRSSKRMLKLVFGLALHAPGYFSTTDAFSRLQAVCELSSKLAAFNTSDSDQVAFSKYFGDEYTLDKENFETRKACVYRALFWSTSRVSSRTAYVDAIEILRRMFTESFDSAFEYYTAHNIAK from the coding sequence ATGAACGAAACTCCTTACAATTCCCGCAAACGGCACGTGGTCTTCCAAAAGTTGAATATCACCCCGTCATCGATGCCGATCATCTCCCTCATCGCATCCATCAAAAACGTCAGGGCTAACGGCCTCGACCTGTCACCCGACTACCAGCGAGGATACATCTGGTCGAACGAGTACAAGGACCAGCTCATCCTCAGCATCATCCTGAACTACCCAATCGGCAACATCGTCATCAACTACCTCAACCAGCCTAACCAGCGCAATGCCAAACAGGAACTCGTGGATGGCAAGCAACGCCTCACCACCATCTTCCGTTTTATGGAGGGCGGCAACGTCGGACAATGGCTCGACAGCTACGATGACTGGTTCCAGCTCAGCAAAAAGACATCGGACCAGGCCAAGGAAATCATCGACCGCATCGTCGGAGACTCCGACCCCGACGGGCTCGCTCGCATGCACAGGGCGAAACGCCTGGCATTCTCCGACCTGCCAAGCAGCATCCAGATGAACTTCAACGCATACAACATTCCCGTGTACACAATGCAAGCCGCTGACCCCGCACAGATCCGCAACTATTTCAAGGTCCTGCAGAATCAGGAGAAGCTACGAGCCGGGGAGATCATCAACGCGCTTCCGGACAATCCGATGAGCACATACTTCGACCGGATTCCAGCCGAGGCGTTCCTTGCGAGGACGGGATGCTCGAGCTTCAAACGTGCGGAACTGGAGAAAATCTACTATTCCGTCCTTGGCGCATGGTTCGACAAGATCCAGCTCAATGCCAGTGACAAAACTGTAATCTCCTTCGTAGAGAACATGCCGGACCTCACCGAAACCCAGATTGCGCATATCAACAATCTGAACTCCGGAATCATCGCGATCTCTCAACTGCCTGGCGCAGTGCAGAAGATCAGATCGTCCAAACGCATGCTCAAACTCGTCTTTGGATTGGCGCTGCATGCTCCCGGATACTTCTCCACAACAGATGCATTCTCCAGATTGCAGGCCGTCTGCGAATTGTCGTCAAAGCTTGCCGCGTTCAACACCAGCGACTCCGATCAAGTGGCTTTCTCGAAATATTTCGGAGACGAATACACCCTAGACAAAGAGAACTTCGAGACGCGGAAGGCATGCGTGTACCGAGCCTTGTTCTGGAGCACATCTCGCGTATCCTCCCGCACCGCATACGTCGACGCAATCGAGATTCTACGACGCATGTTCACCGAATCGTTCGACTCCGCTTTCGAATACTACACCGCGCACAACATAGCCAAATAA
- a CDS encoding helix-turn-helix domain-containing protein, producing the protein MATGKKIPTIESKALSIAIKRAMATRGIKGPALAAKSGVPYSTLRKIFDLNTVADYEQLHRIADALKMPLSQIITDADELSKDPEVISDFETSHENIDIDKWADRIRTEDSIKTR; encoded by the coding sequence ATGGCAACAGGAAAGAAAATCCCAACTATCGAATCAAAGGCGCTATCGATAGCAATCAAGAGAGCAATGGCAACGCGAGGGATCAAAGGCCCAGCGTTGGCTGCGAAGTCAGGTGTGCCATACAGCACGCTTCGTAAAATATTTGATTTAAACACCGTTGCCGATTACGAGCAACTGCATCGGATTGCGGACGCTTTGAAGATGCCGCTATCGCAAATCATCACCGACGCTGATGAACTCAGCAAAGACCCAGAAGTTATAAGCGATTTTGAGACATCTCACGAAAATATCGACATCGATAAGTGGGCCGACCGCATCAGAACCGAAGATTCCATTAAAACCAGATAG
- a CDS encoding helix-turn-helix domain-containing protein: MKFAIKQAGFTQDEAGIKAGIPRNSLNRKLNGGTFNFDELVRIGQVTGRKLSDIIKDAEALADA, from the coding sequence ATGAAGTTTGCAATTAAGCAAGCTGGATTCACGCAGGACGAGGCTGGAATCAAAGCTGGTATTCCACGCAACAGTCTTAACCGCAAACTCAATGGTGGGACGTTCAACTTCGACGAGCTTGTCCGTATCGGTCAAGTCACCGGACGCAAGCTCTCCGACATCATCAAAGACGCCGAAGCGCTCGCTGACGCATGA
- a CDS encoding tRNA (adenine-N1)-methyltransferase: MRRGPLMAGEKVQFTDRRSNKITDQLVPGGVTQTSHGIILHDDVIGQLEGSVVVTVSAKRETQINQDHPERDANKPWKGTRAIGGWQFAVMRPRLADYVLSMPRGAQIMYPKDIAQVIQLGDIRSGMNVLESGAGSGAMSINLLDAVSESGRLTTIEMRSEFARVAEANATVYFGGRPAWWDLKTGDFDSVAAALPEHSFDRIMLDMLDPWNRLEQAYRVIAPGGVLVAYVTTTTQLSRMAEALREAGCWTEPDIQETLERDWKAQGLAIRPDHQMIGHTGFLMVSRAMAPGFQALRKRDRATKDTTTDIDSLSAEERAEQLEDLELRDISDRKLRKVLRDLDAQVEAIGD; this comes from the coding sequence ATGCGTCGAGGACCGTTGATGGCGGGCGAGAAAGTGCAGTTCACGGATCGCAGATCCAATAAGATCACCGACCAGCTGGTGCCTGGTGGCGTGACGCAGACCTCACATGGCATCATTCTGCACGACGACGTGATCGGGCAGCTGGAGGGATCCGTGGTGGTGACGGTGAGCGCCAAACGTGAGACCCAGATTAACCAGGACCATCCGGAACGCGACGCCAACAAGCCTTGGAAGGGCACGCGCGCCATCGGTGGATGGCAGTTCGCGGTAATGCGTCCGCGGCTGGCCGACTATGTGCTGTCGATGCCTCGCGGCGCGCAAATCATGTATCCGAAGGACATTGCCCAGGTGATTCAATTGGGTGACATTCGTTCCGGCATGAACGTGCTGGAATCCGGAGCCGGATCTGGCGCCATGAGCATCAACCTGCTGGACGCGGTGAGTGAGTCCGGCCGTCTGACCACCATCGAGATGCGTTCGGAATTCGCCCGCGTGGCCGAAGCGAACGCTACGGTTTATTTCGGAGGCCGCCCTGCTTGGTGGGATTTGAAAACCGGAGATTTCGACTCGGTGGCGGCCGCGTTGCCGGAGCATTCCTTCGACCGCATCATGCTTGACATGCTCGACCCTTGGAACCGGCTTGAACAGGCGTATCGAGTGATTGCCCCCGGAGGCGTGCTTGTGGCGTACGTGACCACCACCACGCAGCTGAGTCGTATGGCGGAGGCGTTGCGCGAAGCCGGCTGCTGGACGGAACCGGACATTCAGGAAACGCTGGAACGTGACTGGAAGGCGCAGGGTTTGGCGATCCGCCCCGACCATCAGATGATCGGGCACACCGGTTTCCTCATGGTATCCCGTGCGATGGCTCCGGGATTCCAGGCGTTACGCAAACGCGACCGCGCTACGAAAGACACGACCACAGATATCGATTCCCTGAGCGCCGAAGAACGTGCCGAACAGCTCGAAGACCTTGAACTGCGTGACATTTCAGACCGTAAGCTGCGCAAAGTGCTGCGCGATCTTGACGCTCAGGTCGAGGCTATCGGCGATTGA
- the glgA gene encoding glycogen synthase, which yields MKVEILSREYPPKVYGGAGVHAEELSKVLAERVDVTVRAFDGPRAENEIPEIPGDNPKGSLKVIGYDVPKELQEANGALKTFGVDLQIANDVDADIIHAHTWYTCLAGYLAKMLHGTPLVITAHSLEPFRPWKREQLGGGYNLSSWAERDAYEHADRVIAVSAGMREDILSAYPNLDPDKVVVVHNGITMSQFETPADDDPGWKVFERYNIDRNKPTLLFVGRITRQKGLPYLLQALHFVDPGIQVVLCAGAPDTPEIMNEVKTAFAKLDEERGNIIWIEEMLPKPELNALEHGCDAFICPSIYEPLGIVNLEAMVCGLPVVASATGGIPEVVVDGETGYLVPVDQLHDGTGTPTNPDKFVHDMADAINRIMADPEKAKQMGQAGYERARDNFSWESIADKTVKVYENVLAEQGKAAE from the coding sequence ATGAAGGTTGAGATCCTTTCCCGTGAATATCCGCCCAAGGTGTACGGTGGCGCAGGCGTGCACGCGGAGGAGCTTTCCAAAGTTCTGGCGGAACGCGTGGATGTGACGGTCCGTGCGTTTGATGGACCGCGTGCCGAGAATGAGATTCCCGAGATTCCGGGCGACAATCCCAAAGGTTCGCTCAAGGTCATCGGGTACGACGTTCCCAAGGAACTTCAAGAGGCGAACGGCGCGTTGAAAACATTTGGCGTCGACTTGCAAATCGCCAACGACGTGGACGCCGACATCATCCACGCCCACACATGGTACACCTGCCTAGCCGGTTACCTCGCCAAGATGCTGCACGGAACGCCGCTGGTCATCACCGCGCATTCCCTCGAACCGTTCCGCCCATGGAAGCGTGAGCAGTTGGGCGGCGGCTATAACCTGAGCTCATGGGCTGAACGTGACGCATACGAGCACGCCGACCGCGTCATCGCCGTATCCGCCGGCATGCGCGAAGACATCCTGTCCGCTTATCCGAATCTCGATCCCGACAAGGTGGTCGTGGTACACAACGGCATCACTATGAGCCAGTTCGAAACTCCTGCTGACGACGATCCAGGCTGGAAGGTGTTCGAACGCTACAACATCGACCGCAATAAGCCCACGCTCCTGTTCGTCGGCCGCATCACCAGACAGAAGGGTTTGCCGTACCTGCTGCAGGCGCTGCATTTCGTCGATCCGGGTATCCAGGTCGTGCTGTGCGCCGGAGCGCCCGACACTCCGGAAATCATGAACGAGGTCAAAACCGCGTTCGCCAAGCTTGATGAGGAGCGCGGCAACATCATCTGGATTGAGGAAATGCTGCCGAAGCCGGAGCTTAACGCGCTCGAACACGGTTGCGACGCGTTCATCTGCCCGTCCATCTACGAGCCGCTCGGCATCGTGAACCTTGAAGCCATGGTCTGCGGTCTGCCCGTGGTGGCCTCCGCGACCGGCGGCATTCCTGAAGTCGTCGTCGACGGTGAAACCGGTTACCTTGTGCCCGTCGACCAGTTGCACGACGGTACTGGTACCCCGACCAATCCAGACAAGTTCGTGCACGATATGGCCGACGCCATCAACCGCATCATGGCCGACCCTGAAAAGGCGAAGCAGATGGGCCAGGCCGGTTACGAACGCGCACGCGACAACTTCAGCTGGGAGTCGATCGCCGACAAGACCGTCAAGGTTTACGAGAACGTGCTTGCCGAGCAGGGCAAAGCCGCCGAATAG
- a CDS encoding single-stranded DNA-binding protein, protein MAGETVITIVGNLTADPEVRTTSAGAQVASFTIASTPRSWNRGTNQFEDGQALFLRCSAWRDLAEHCARSLAKGMRVIAQGRLTQRSYEAKDGTQRTVVELQVDEIGPSLRYATAQVAKSQRGTAGAYGNPSSAPAGYTGGTTAAAASLPPSDPWGSVSGSSSSFGDFGKPESEPDF, encoded by the coding sequence ATGGCAGGGGAGACCGTCATTACGATCGTCGGCAATCTGACCGCGGATCCGGAGGTCCGCACGACGTCCGCGGGCGCGCAGGTCGCGTCGTTCACGATCGCCAGCACGCCGCGCTCCTGGAACCGTGGCACGAACCAGTTCGAGGATGGTCAGGCTTTGTTCCTGCGCTGCAGCGCGTGGCGCGATCTGGCCGAGCATTGCGCCCGCTCCCTCGCCAAGGGCATGCGTGTGATCGCCCAGGGCAGGCTTACGCAACGCTCCTACGAGGCGAAGGATGGCACGCAGCGCACGGTCGTGGAATTGCAGGTGGATGAGATCGGCCCAAGCCTGCGGTATGCGACGGCGCAGGTGGCCAAGTCGCAGCGGGGTACGGCTGGAGCGTATGGGAATCCGTCTTCCGCTCCGGCTGGCTATACGGGTGGCACCACCGCAGCTGCGGCTTCGTTGCCGCCTTCCGACCCGTGGGGTTCGGTTTCGGGTTCGTCGTCTTCGTTCGGTGATTTCGGCAAGCCGGAATCCGAACCGGATTTCTAA
- a CDS encoding tyrosine-type recombinase/integrase, with product MAGKTKNRRTGGSGSVFQDSKGRWHFRKDMGTDPATGRRRPPIEATGMVKSEARARFQAKIAEWERDGRLPTKDGPKTADYFERWMEEHRTAVNPTTWRNESSWMRTMNAIIGNIRLNRLTADDINGMCRRLRRTRKSKTVNTYLAVLGAMLRTAKRDGLIADDPMENVGRMPEDRYERPILDVADPAKVIEAALAEPDPAVAVFDSPDEREKWALMFELAFTTGMRPGERYGLMPYQLELHHGIPVINVCQQAKPIPAGATIPDWMEAEHLDGAIWLTKPKTAKGVRTVPIPQGLWDRLWAHIVKWGVPSHGLVFTNLYGRPIRRDNEEKRWRRALKMAGLPYVDIYSARHWLATELAAAGASDEERTAIMGHTDIHTTSVYTHWRERRLAKTLDAALPDLRDGQ from the coding sequence ATGGCGGGCAAGACGAAAAACAGGAGGACCGGGGGATCCGGAAGCGTGTTCCAGGACTCCAAAGGACGATGGCACTTCCGCAAGGATATGGGAACCGACCCGGCGACCGGACGCAGACGCCCGCCGATCGAAGCCACCGGCATGGTGAAAAGCGAGGCGCGCGCCCGTTTCCAGGCGAAGATAGCGGAATGGGAACGGGACGGAAGACTGCCCACCAAGGACGGCCCGAAAACCGCGGACTACTTCGAACGGTGGATGGAGGAGCACAGGACCGCCGTCAACCCCACCACTTGGCGCAACGAATCCAGCTGGATGCGCACCATGAACGCGATCATCGGGAACATCCGCCTCAACCGGCTCACCGCCGACGACATCAACGGCATGTGCAGGAGACTGCGCCGCACGCGCAAAAGCAAGACCGTCAACACCTATCTCGCAGTCCTTGGCGCCATGCTCCGAACCGCGAAACGGGACGGACTCATCGCCGACGACCCGATGGAAAACGTCGGACGAATGCCGGAGGACCGGTACGAACGCCCCATCCTCGACGTCGCCGACCCAGCGAAGGTCATCGAGGCCGCGCTCGCCGAGCCCGATCCGGCGGTCGCAGTGTTCGACAGTCCGGACGAGCGTGAGAAGTGGGCACTCATGTTCGAACTTGCCTTCACCACGGGCATGCGGCCGGGGGAGAGGTATGGCCTGATGCCCTACCAGCTGGAACTGCATCATGGGATTCCCGTCATCAACGTGTGCCAGCAGGCCAAGCCGATACCAGCTGGCGCTACGATTCCGGATTGGATGGAAGCCGAGCATCTGGATGGGGCGATCTGGCTGACCAAACCGAAGACCGCCAAAGGCGTGCGGACGGTTCCCATTCCGCAGGGGCTTTGGGACCGGCTTTGGGCGCATATCGTCAAATGGGGCGTGCCGTCCCATGGATTGGTGTTCACCAATCTTTACGGCCGTCCGATCAGGCGGGACAACGAGGAGAAGCGTTGGCGCCGCGCCCTGAAGATGGCGGGACTGCCGTACGTCGACATCTACAGCGCGCGGCACTGGCTCGCCACCGAACTCGCGGCTGCCGGCGCGAGCGACGAGGAGCGCACCGCCATCATGGGCCACACCGACATCCACACCACTAGCGTGTACACGCATTGGAGGGAACGGCGGCTCGCCAAGACGCTCGACGCCGCCCTGCCAGACCTCCGCGACGGCCAGTGA
- a CDS encoding MerR family transcriptional regulator, translating into MVLQNELKDASRIPLKDRLAWTIPQAASLYGIDYDGLRQAVNQGDIDTFRPPSKRGTPSRRHIRREEMDRYVKSLEE; encoded by the coding sequence ATGGTTTTGCAGAACGAGCTCAAGGATGCGAGCCGTATCCCGTTGAAGGACAGGCTCGCATGGACCATCCCGCAGGCCGCGAGCCTGTACGGGATCGACTACGACGGCCTCCGACAGGCTGTTAACCAGGGCGACATAGACACGTTTCGTCCGCCAAGCAAACGAGGAACGCCTTCCCGCCGTCACATCAGACGCGAGGAAATGGACCGATACGTCAAATCGTTGGAGGAGTAA
- a CDS encoding type I restriction-modification system subunit M N-terminal domain-containing protein codes for MAAEKKAFDYVNDIWSIADYVRDVIRPADYNKLILPFAVLRRFECALEPTRDKVLARKKAAMWDDADTGEVLE; via the coding sequence ATGGCTGCCGAGAAGAAGGCCTTCGACTACGTCAACGACATCTGGTCCATAGCCGACTACGTCCGCGACGTCATCCGCCCCGCCGATTACAACAAGCTCATCCTTCCCTTTGCGGTGCTGCGCCGATTCGAGTGTGCGCTCGAGCCCACCCGCGACAAGGTGCTCGCCCGCAAGAAGGCCGCCATGTGGGACGACGCCGACACTGGGGAGGTGCTCGAATGA